The Staphylococcus carnosus genome has a segment encoding these proteins:
- the ftsW gene encoding cell division peptidoglycan polymerase FtsW, which translates to MNNLKAILRHVAKYSKFIDYPLVVTYITLCLIGLVMVYSASMVAATKGTLTGGVPVSGTYFYTRQLMYVIMSFVIVFFMAFFMNVKFLQQKRVQQGMMIIIFLLLLATLVIGKNINGSKSWINLGFMNLQASELLKIAIILYLPYMINKKRPQVFTNSKLIRGPIVFILLCVGLVFLQKDVGQTMLILIIFFSILFYAGIWVKQLLKYGIGIFILGAVVFGAAALFGWLPSYLVARFSIVTNPFKYESGTGYHVANSLMAIGNGGLFGKGLGNSVLKLGYLPEPHTDFIFAVICEELGLIGGMLVLGLLFFIVYRAFQLASQTTSYFYKLVCVGIASYIGSQTFVNLGGISALIPLTGVPLPFISFGGSSMIALSIALGLLLITAKQIKLDKKRAKQQHVDIPRKY; encoded by the coding sequence AAAAGCAATACTTCGACATGTGGCAAAATACTCGAAATTTATCGATTATCCACTTGTTGTTACTTACATAACACTATGTTTAATCGGCTTGGTTATGGTATATAGCGCAAGTATGGTAGCTGCAACAAAAGGTACCTTAACAGGCGGCGTACCAGTTTCAGGTACGTACTTTTATACGCGCCAGTTAATGTATGTCATTATGAGTTTTGTCATCGTATTTTTTATGGCATTTTTCATGAATGTAAAATTCCTGCAGCAAAAAAGAGTGCAGCAAGGTATGATGATCATTATATTCTTACTTTTGCTTGCGACATTAGTTATCGGTAAAAATATAAATGGTTCAAAAAGTTGGATTAACTTAGGCTTTATGAACTTACAAGCATCGGAACTATTAAAAATTGCCATTATTTTATATTTACCTTACATGATCAATAAAAAACGACCGCAAGTATTCACAAATTCTAAATTGATTAGAGGACCGATTGTGTTTATTCTACTTTGTGTCGGATTGGTATTCCTGCAAAAAGACGTTGGTCAAACGATGTTGATTTTAATCATATTCTTTTCTATTTTATTTTATGCAGGTATTTGGGTAAAACAATTGCTGAAATATGGCATAGGTATTTTTATACTAGGAGCAGTTGTATTTGGCGCCGCAGCATTGTTTGGTTGGTTGCCTTCTTATCTTGTTGCACGTTTCAGCATTGTGACTAATCCATTTAAATATGAATCAGGTACAGGTTACCATGTAGCAAACTCTCTTATGGCCATTGGTAATGGCGGATTATTTGGTAAGGGACTTGGAAACAGTGTTTTAAAACTTGGTTACTTGCCTGAACCGCACACCGACTTTATCTTTGCGGTGATTTGCGAGGAATTAGGATTAATTGGCGGTATGCTTGTACTCGGACTATTATTCTTTATTGTATACCGTGCTTTCCAATTAGCTTCACAAACGACTTCTTATTTTTATAAGCTTGTTTGTGTCGGGATTGCTAGTTACATCGGAAGTCAGACTTTCGTTAACTTAGGCGGTATCTCAGCGCTGATTCCATTAACAGGTGTACCATTACCATTTATTAGTTTTGGTGGTTCTTCTATGATTGCATTAAGTATAGCGCTCGGACTCTTGTTAATCACAGCTAAACAGATTAAGTTAGATAAAAAAAGAGCGAAACAGCAGCATGTGGATATTCCAAGAAAATATTAA
- a CDS encoding pyruvate carboxylase, whose protein sequence is MKKINKLMVANRGEIAIRIFRAATELNIKTVAIYSNEDKGSLHRNKADESYLVGEDLGPADSYLNIERIIQVAKNAGVDAIHPGYGFLSENETFARRCAEEGIIFIGPELKHLDMFGDKVKARATAIKADLPVIPGTDGPIEDYHKAAEFAEEAGYPLMIKATSGGGGKGMRIVNSEGELEEAFSRAKSEAEKSFGNSEVYIEKYINEPKHIEVQIMGDSEGNIVHLYERDCSVQRRHQKVVEVAPSVGLDESLRERICDAALQLMNNVGYVNAGTVEFLVSGDDFYFIEVNPRVQVEHTITEMLTGVDIVKTQILVADGESLFGEEIGMPHQEDIQTLGYAIQCRITTEDPENDFMPDTGHIIAYRSSGGFGVRLDAGDGFQGAEISPYYDSLLVKLSTHAMTFKQTIEKMDRSLREMRIRGVKTNIPFLINVIRNKHFQNGDYTTKFIEETPELFDIQATQDRGTKTLEYIGNVTINGFPSVEKRSKPDFERPHIAQVPQSKIDQLHGTKQLLDEQGPKAVADWLLKQDDVLITDTTFRDAHQSLLATRVRTNDILAIASETADILKDAFSLEMWGGATFDVAYNFLKENPWERLEKLRTAIPNVLFQMLLRASNAVGYKNYPDNVIKKFVKESAEAGIDVFRIFDSLNWLDQMKVANEAVQEAGKISEGAICYTGDILDTSRSNVFTLEYYVNLAKELEKEGFHILAIKDMAGLLKPKAAFELVGELKAATNLPIHLHTHDTSGNGILVYKQAADAGVDVIDTAVSSMSGLTSQPSANSLYYALNGFGRDARADINGLERLGQYWDTVRHYYSDFESDFKSPNTEIYQYEMPGGQYSNLNQQAKSLGLGNRFHEVKDMYRRVNFLFGDIVKVTPSSKVVGDMALYMVQNDLNEEDVIRDGYKLDFPESVVSFFKGEIGQPTSGFNKELQKVVLKGQKPLTERPGEYLQAIDFEALREELQAKQDKPVTDQDLISYAIYPKVYEQYINTKEQFGNVSLLDTPTFFFGMNVGETVEVEIDKGKTLIITLEAITEPDDKGIRTIFFIMNGQTRQIKIQDENVKTDATIKPKADKSNPNHIGAQMPGTVSEVKVAVGDHVDAGQALLITEAMKMETTVQAPFAGTVKKVTVTDGEGIQTGDLLVELEKDE, encoded by the coding sequence TTGAAGAAGATTAATAAGTTAATGGTAGCCAATCGAGGAGAAATTGCAATTCGTATTTTTCGTGCAGCAACAGAGTTGAATATTAAAACTGTAGCGATTTATTCAAATGAAGATAAAGGTTCATTACATAGAAACAAAGCAGATGAATCCTATTTAGTAGGTGAAGATTTAGGTCCAGCAGATAGTTATTTGAATATTGAACGTATTATTCAAGTGGCGAAAAATGCTGGTGTAGATGCTATTCATCCTGGTTATGGTTTCTTGAGTGAAAATGAAACATTTGCACGCCGATGTGCTGAAGAAGGTATTATTTTCATCGGACCAGAGCTCAAACATTTAGATATGTTCGGTGATAAAGTTAAAGCACGTGCAACAGCGATCAAAGCAGATTTACCAGTTATTCCAGGTACAGACGGACCGATTGAAGATTATCATAAGGCTGCAGAGTTTGCTGAAGAAGCGGGTTATCCGCTGATGATTAAAGCAACAAGTGGCGGTGGCGGTAAAGGTATGCGTATCGTCAACAGCGAAGGGGAACTTGAAGAAGCGTTTTCTCGCGCGAAATCTGAAGCTGAAAAATCTTTTGGAAATAGTGAAGTTTATATTGAAAAATATATTAATGAGCCTAAACATATTGAAGTACAAATTATGGGGGATTCAGAAGGTAATATTGTACATTTATATGAACGTGATTGTTCTGTTCAACGTCGCCATCAAAAGGTTGTAGAAGTGGCACCTTCAGTTGGGTTGGATGAAAGTTTACGTGAACGTATTTGTGATGCAGCGTTGCAATTGATGAATAACGTTGGTTACGTGAATGCCGGAACTGTAGAATTTTTAGTTTCTGGCGATGATTTTTATTTCATCGAAGTCAATCCGCGTGTTCAAGTGGAACATACGATTACAGAAATGCTTACAGGTGTTGATATTGTCAAAACTCAAATTTTAGTCGCTGATGGCGAATCTTTATTTGGTGAAGAAATTGGCATGCCGCATCAAGAAGATATTCAAACTTTAGGTTATGCAATTCAATGCCGTATTACAACTGAAGATCCTGAAAATGATTTTATGCCTGATACGGGTCATATCATTGCTTATCGTTCTAGTGGCGGTTTCGGGGTACGTTTGGATGCGGGTGATGGTTTCCAAGGTGCAGAAATTTCACCATATTACGATTCATTGTTAGTAAAATTATCAACACATGCGATGACTTTCAAACAAACAATTGAAAAAATGGATCGTTCTCTACGCGAGATGCGTATCCGCGGTGTTAAAACGAATATTCCGTTCTTAATTAATGTGATCCGCAATAAGCATTTCCAAAATGGTGATTATACAACTAAATTTATCGAAGAAACACCAGAATTATTTGATATTCAAGCAACACAAGACCGTGGTACTAAAACACTTGAATATATCGGTAATGTTACTATTAATGGTTTTCCTAGTGTCGAAAAACGTTCTAAACCAGATTTTGAACGTCCGCATATTGCACAAGTTCCACAATCAAAAATTGATCAATTACATGGCACAAAGCAGTTGTTAGATGAACAAGGCCCGAAAGCTGTAGCGGATTGGTTGTTAAAACAAGATGATGTGCTGATTACAGATACAACATTCAGAGATGCGCATCAATCTTTACTTGCGACACGTGTACGTACAAATGATATTTTAGCAATTGCTTCTGAAACAGCTGATATTTTGAAAGATGCATTCTCACTTGAAATGTGGGGGGGTGCAACATTTGATGTAGCGTATAATTTCTTAAAAGAAAATCCTTGGGAAAGATTGGAAAAGTTACGCACAGCGATTCCGAATGTTTTATTCCAAATGTTATTGCGTGCATCTAATGCGGTCGGTTATAAAAATTATCCGGATAATGTTATTAAGAAATTCGTTAAGGAAAGTGCAGAAGCAGGTATTGATGTCTTCCGTATTTTCGATTCATTGAACTGGTTAGATCAAATGAAAGTAGCGAATGAAGCGGTACAAGAAGCCGGTAAAATTTCTGAAGGTGCAATTTGTTATACAGGTGATATTTTAGACACTTCACGTTCTAATGTTTTCACTTTAGAATACTATGTTAATTTAGCAAAAGAATTAGAAAAAGAAGGGTTCCATATTTTAGCAATTAAAGATATGGCCGGATTATTAAAACCAAAAGCAGCCTTTGAATTAGTTGGTGAATTGAAAGCAGCAACTAACTTGCCGATTCATTTGCATACACATGATACAAGCGGTAATGGTATTTTAGTTTATAAACAAGCAGCAGACGCCGGAGTAGATGTGATTGATACAGCAGTTTCATCTATGAGCGGATTAACAAGTCAGCCAAGTGCCAACTCACTCTATTATGCACTCAATGGTTTTGGCAGAGATGCACGTGCAGATATCAATGGTTTAGAAAGATTAGGACAATATTGGGATACAGTACGTCATTATTACAGTGACTTTGAAAGTGATTTCAAATCGCCGAATACTGAAATTTATCAATATGAAATGCCTGGCGGACAATATTCTAACTTGAATCAACAAGCGAAAAGTTTAGGTTTAGGCAATAGATTCCATGAAGTCAAAGATATGTACCGCCGTGTCAATTTCTTGTTCGGTGATATCGTTAAAGTTACACCTTCTTCAAAAGTTGTGGGTGATATGGCTTTATATATGGTTCAAAATGATTTGAATGAAGAAGATGTAATCAGAGATGGTTATAAATTAGACTTCCCTGAATCTGTAGTATCATTCTTTAAAGGTGAAATTGGACAACCGACAAGCGGATTCAATAAAGAATTGCAAAAAGTTGTGTTAAAAGGTCAAAAACCATTAACTGAACGTCCAGGGGAATATCTACAAGCAATTGATTTTGAGGCGTTGCGTGAAGAATTACAAGCAAAACAAGATAAGCCTGTAACTGATCAAGATTTAATCAGTTATGCGATTTATCCAAAAGTTTATGAGCAGTACATTAATACAAAAGAACAATTCGGTAATGTTTCTTTGCTTGATACACCAACATTTTTCTTTGGTATGAATGTAGGAGAAACAGTTGAAGTTGAGATTGATAAAGGTAAAACTTTAATTATTACTTTAGAGGCGATTACTGAACCGGATGATAAAGGTATCAGAACGATTTTCTTCATCATGAACGGTCAGACACGTCAAATTAAGATTCAAGATGAAAATGTGAAAACGGATGCGACTATTAAACCAAAAGCGGATAAATCAAATCCAAACCACATCGGAGCACAAATGCCTGGTACAGTTTCTGAAGTGAAAGTAGCAGTAGGGGATCATGTAGATGCTGGACAAGCATTATTGATTACTGAAGCAATGAAGATGGAAACAACAGTACAAGCACCATTTGCAGGAACAGTTAAAAAAGTAACAGTGACTGATGGTGAAGGTATTCAAACAGGTGATTTATTAGTAGAATTAGAAAAAGATGAATAA
- a CDS encoding COX15/CtaA family protein, whose protein sequence is MFKKRNLKWLSILATVIMAWVQLGGALVTKTGSENGCGASWPLCHGALLPQNLPIATIIELSHRATSALSLIVVLWLVITAWKNIGYIKEVKPLCIISVAFLLIQALVGAAAVLWQQNDYVLALHFGISLISFSSVFVLTLIIFDVDQKYEANKVHIDRKLRIYTWTMAICLYVGIYTGALVRHTKSSLAYGSWPLPFNDLIPHTEQDWVQLAHRTLALIASISVFLAFNYAIKHYQNNRTIRYGYTAALLLIILQIVTGALSIFTHVNLIIALLHALIITFEFGLIAYLIVLLLRSQRVEKVKQNAY, encoded by the coding sequence TTGTTTAAAAAACGTAACCTTAAATGGTTATCAATTTTAGCAACGGTTATTATGGCATGGGTACAATTAGGTGGCGCTTTAGTTACTAAAACAGGTTCTGAAAATGGATGCGGCGCTTCATGGCCATTATGCCATGGTGCTCTTTTACCACAGAATCTGCCTATCGCTACTATTATAGAACTCAGTCACAGAGCAACTTCTGCTTTATCTTTAATCGTTGTATTATGGTTAGTTATAACAGCTTGGAAAAACATCGGGTATATTAAAGAAGTAAAACCATTATGTATTATCAGTGTAGCTTTCTTATTAATTCAAGCACTTGTTGGTGCAGCTGCAGTACTTTGGCAGCAAAATGATTATGTATTAGCTTTACATTTCGGTATTTCACTTATCAGTTTTTCTTCTGTATTTGTTTTAACATTAATTATTTTTGATGTTGACCAAAAATATGAAGCAAACAAAGTTCATATCGATCGTAAATTACGTATATATACATGGACAATGGCCATCTGCTTATACGTTGGTATTTATACCGGCGCTTTAGTGCGACATACTAAATCTTCATTGGCATACGGTTCTTGGCCATTGCCGTTTAATGACCTGATTCCGCATACTGAACAAGACTGGGTACAACTTGCACATAGAACTTTAGCATTAATTGCAAGTATCAGTGTTTTCCTAGCATTTAATTATGCAATCAAACATTATCAAAATAATCGTACCATCCGTTACGGTTATACAGCAGCCTTGTTATTGATTATCTTACAGATTGTAACAGGCGCATTATCTATTTTCACTCACGTCAATTTGATAATCGCTTTATTACATGCATTAATCATTACTTTCGAATTCGGACTGATTGCATACCTCATCGTATTGTTGTTACGTTCACAACGTGTTGAAAAAGTAAAACAAAATGCATATTAA